From one Takifugu rubripes chromosome 14, fTakRub1.2, whole genome shotgun sequence genomic stretch:
- the cd40lg gene encoding CD40 ligand, whose translation MINTYQTSLAPPPVPPRLSRPQSVLVPMPLPSQGRSKPLILVTLMLLQFLLTVGGFVYLYYNGKLDKMSPEAAAGYVSLEKEMTARRIVARMMVKKRTRTDEKPNYLQWDIKHSFRRDISYYHNIWLTVQQPGDYYVYSRVTFSKGSPRMPLASKVKLRKNETVQAEKTVMQAFCSLTDRVDDSGASVPHLCTATQGDVIALESGNQLSVWVQDFTLVNYEAGATTFGMYKL comes from the exons ATGATCAACACTTACCAGACCAGCCTGGCTCCTCCGCCGGTGCCGCCGCGTCTCAGCAGGCCACAGTCGGTCCTCGTCCCCATGCCTCTTCCATCGCAGGGCCGCAGCAAGCCGCTCATTTTGGTCaccctgatgctgctgcagtttctcCTGACGGTCGGGGGATTCGTGTATCTTTACTACAACGGCAAACTG GACAAAATGTCACCCGAAGCCGCAG CGGGTTATGTTTCGTTAGAAAAAGAGATGACAGCCAGAAGAATTGTGGCACGCATGATGGTCAAGAAGAGAACGCGCACAGACGAGAAGC ccaATTACCTCCAGTGGGACATCAAACACTCGTTTCGTAGGGACATCAGCTACTACCACAACATCTGGTTGACCGTCCAACAGCCCGGGGACTACTACGTCTACTCCAGGGTGACCTTCTCCAAAGGCAGCCCCCGCATGCCACTGGCCAGCAAGGTCAAGTTAAGGAAGAACGAGACGGTCCAGGCGGAGAAGACAGTGATGCAGGCGTTCTGCAGCCTGACCGACCGCGTCGACGACAGCGGCGCGTCGGTGCCGCACCTCTGCACCGCCACGCAGGGAGACGTGATCGCGCTGGAAAGTGGCAACCAGCTGAGCGTCTGGGTGCAAGACTTCACCTTGGTCAACTACGAAGCGGGAGCCACGACATTTGGGATGTACAAACTGTAG
- the tmtops3a gene encoding teleost multiple tissue opsin 3a — MVLQTRECNFSTPDTSVRGPWAPQGPGGMSRTGHTVVAVMLGTILLAGVFGNSVVFLVFVKYRSLRTPINLILLNISLSDILVCVFGTPLSFAASLKGRWLLGERGCEWYGFANSLFGIVSLVSLSVLSYERYTVVLQPTQVDVSYFRKAWFCVGGSWLYALFWTLPPLLGWSRYGPEGPGTMCSVQWHLRSPANISYVLCLFIFCLLLPLVVMVYSYGRIWVAVRRAGRINLLTAQRREQHILWMVLSMVSCYMLCWMPYGIIALVATLGRLGPISPAVSVVPSILAKFSTVVNPVIYMFFNNQFYRCFMAFVRCQKEPESIQGE; from the exons ATGGTCCTCCAGACCCGCGAGTGTAACTTCAGCACCCCAGACACTTCAGTCAGAGGACCCTGGGCCCCCCAGGGCCCCGGTGGCATGAGCCGGACCGGCCACACGGTGGTGGCGGTGATGCTCGGCACCATCCTACTGGCGGGGGTCTTCGGCAACTCCGTCGTTTTCCTCGTCTTCGTCAAGTATCGCTCCCTGCGGACGCCCATCAATCTCATCCTGCTGAACATCAGCCTCAGCGACATCCTGGTGTGCGTGTTCGGGACTCCGCTGAGCTTCGCTGCGAGCCTGAAGGGCAGGTGGCTGCTGGGAGAGAGGGGCTGCGAGTGGTACGGGTTCGCCAATTCCCTCTTTG GAATCGTGTCCCTGGTGTCCCTGTCCGTCCTCTCCTACGAGCGTTACACCGTCGTGCTGCAGCCCACCCAGGTTGACGTCTCCTATTTCAGGAAGGCCTGGTTCTGCGTGGGGGGCTCCTGGCTCTACGCGCTCTTCTGGACCCTGCCCCCCTTGCTTGGCTGGAGCCGCTACGGGCCCGAAGGACCCGGGACCATGTGCTCTGTCCAGTGGCACCTCCGTTCGCCAGCCAACATCTCGTATGTGCTGTGTCTCTTCAtcttctgcctgctgctgcccctCGTGGTCATGGTGTACTCATACGGCCGCATCTGGGTGGCAGTCAGAAGG GCGGGCCGGATCAACCTGCTGACGGCTCAGCGCAGAGAGCAGCACATCTTGTGgatggtgctgtccatggtgtCCTGCTATATGCTGTGCTGGATGCCCTACGGCATCATAGCGCTGGTGGCCACCTTGGGCAGGCTGGGCCCGATCAGTCCCGCGGTCAGCGTGGTGCCCTCCATCCTCGCCAAGTTCAGCACCGTGGTTAACCCAGTCATCTACATGTTCTTCAACAACCAG ttttatagGTGCTTTATGGCCTTTGTGCGGTGCCAAAAGGAACCCGAGTCCATCCAAGGAGAGTAA